CGTCGAATGCGCCGATCATCGAGCGCTTGAATGGCACGTGAAACTCTAGGCCGGGGCGTCCTGAAAAATCGACGACCACGCGCGACAGCGCCTCGTCCAGCGGCACGTAGGCGTGGCCGTAACGGCGAATGCCTTTCTTGTCGCCGATGGCCTTGACAAATGCCTGACCAAGCGTGATGCCGACGTCTTCCACCGTGTGATGCGCATCGATATGCAGATCGCCATTGGCTTCGATATCGAGATCGATCAGGCCATGGCGGGCAATCTGATCGAGCATGTGGTCGAGGAAAGGCACGCCGGTATTCAGCTTCTGCTGGCCGGTGCCGTCGAGATTGATCACGACGCGGATTTGCGTCTCGTTGGTGTTGCGTGTGATTTCTGCAACGCGTGGCGTAGGCATGTTCAAGTGATTATCAAAATTACGATGCGAGCGATGCCGTGAATGCATCGAGGAAAATGGCGTTTTCTTCCGGGGTGCTGACGGTCACCCGCAAGCAATTTTCCAGTAGTGGGTGCATTTTACCGACATTTTTAATCAGAACCTTGTGCTCCAACAATGCGGAAAATACACGATTGGCGTCGTGCGCTGCACCTGACACTCTTAACAACAGGAAATTCGCCGCCGACGGAAACACATTGACTCCCGGCATGCTTGCCAATGCCGCCGCCAGTTTGGCACGCTCGGCACGCAAGCTTGCCGCTTGCGCGTCCAGCACGTCGACATGATCGAGCACGAATTCCGCTGCAGTCTGCGTCAGCACATTGATATTGTAAGGCGGACGCACCTTGTCGAACTCTGCCAGCAGCGCCGTACTGGCGGACAGGTAGCCGAGCCGGATGCCGGCCAGGCCGAGCTTGGATACGGTGCGCATGACAACCAGATTGTCAAACTCCGTCAGCCTCGGCATGAAGCTGTGTTGCGCGAACGGCTGGTAAGCCTCGTCGACCACGACAATGCCGGAGTCGCCGACCGCGCGGATGATCTCGACCATATCGTCGGCGTCGAACAGGTTGCCGGTCGGGTTGTTGGGATAGGCAAGATAGGTGATCGCCGGTTTGTGCTGCGCGATTGCGGCCAGCATGGCCGGCTTGTCCAGCGTGAAATCCGCCTTCAGCGGAACGCCGACGAACTCCATTCCCGCAAAGCGGCCCGACACGGCGTACATGACAAATCCGGGCGTCGGCGCCAATACCTTCGCGCCGGGCTGGGCGCAGGCAACGGAGAGCATGGAAATCAGTTCGTCCGAGCCGTTTCCGAGCACGATGTCAAAGCCGGCCGGCACGCCGAGTTTGCTGCAGATTTTCGCCTTCAAGGCCGTGTAGGACGGTACCGGATAACGGTTCATCGCGACGTCGGCCAGCCGCTGCCCGAGTTCGCTGCGCAACTCCTGCGGCAACGTGTAGGGATTCTCCATCGCGTCGAGCTTGACGAAGCCGTCCGAGTCCGGCACATGATAGGCCGCAATCGCGCGGACGTCGGATCGGATGATGTTTTCGATGAGAGACATGATGTTGTTCACAATATCGGTGCTTGCGAGGCGCTGGGTCAGGCGGCTTCTTCCGGCTTGTCCAGCGCCATCAAGCGGGTTTCAATCAATTCGCAATATTCCGGGTTCAATTCGAACCCGACGAAATTCCTGCCGCAACGTCTGGCCGCGACCGCGGTCGTGCCGCTGCCCATGAAGGGGTCGAGCACGACACCGTCCGGCGGGCAGGAGGCCTTGACCATGCGCTCGATGATTTCGAGCGGCTTCTGGGTCGGATGGTCGGCGCGTTCGCGGTGTTCGCGGTGCAGGCGCGACACGCTCCACACGTCCTTCGGGTTGTAGCCCAGTTCCAGCCACTTGGCGCCGACGAAGATCGAACGGGAGCGCGCCTTCTTGGTTTCCGCATCGTAGGGAATGCGCACCGCGTCCAGATCGAAATGATAGTCCCTCGCTTTCGCGAAAAAGCCGATCGTGTCGTGCACGGAGGAAAACCTGCGCGTGCTGCCACCCATCGATGGCACCCGGCGATCCCAGACGATTTCGTTGATCATCGTCATGCGCTGCTTGAGCATCACGAAGATTTCCGGCGAATAGCGCCACGTCAGAAAAATGTACAGACTGCCGTTGGGCTTGAGCTTGGGCAGTGCGGCATCGATCCATTGCTCGGTCCAGCGCAGATAGGCGGCGGCTTCGAGCTTGTCGGAGTCGTTGCCGTAGTCCTTGCCCAGGCCGTAGGGCGGATCGGCAATGATCAAGTCGATCGTGCCGTCGGGAATGCGCGCGAAGCCATGCAGCGCATCCTCGCAATGAACGCGATTGAGCCAGGCGCTCATTTGGCGGCCAGGCTCATTTCAGCCGATACTCCGCCGAACGCGCATGCGCCTGCAAACCTTCGCCGTATGCCAGTTCCGCCGCTACCTCGCCGAGCGTCTGCGCGCCCGCCTCGCTCACCTGGATGATGCTCGAACGCTTCTGGAAATCATAGACGCCGAGCGGCGAGGAAAAGCGCGCGGTGCGTGACGTCGGCAGCACGTGGTTCGGGCCGGCGCAGTAATCGCCCAGCGACTCCGACGAGAAGCGGCCGAGGAACATCGCGCCTGCATGGCGTATCTTGTCCGCCCATTGCTGCGGATTCTCGGCGGAGATTTCCAGGTGCTCGGCCGCGATCAGGTTGGCGATCTCGCAGGCCTCGTCCATGTCGCGGACCTTGAGCAGCGCGCCACGATTGGTCAGCGAAGTGCGGATCACGTCCTTGCGCGGCATCGCGTCGAGCTGCCGGTTGATGCTGGCTTCGACTTTTTCGATGTAGGCGGCGTCGGGACAAAGCAGAATGGATTGCGCCAGTTCATCGTGTTCTGCTTGCGAAAACAGGTCCATCGCCACCCAGTCCGGATCGGTACTACCGTCGCAAATCACGAGAATTTCCGACGGGCCGGCGATCATGTCGATGCCGACGATGCCGAACACGCGGCGCTTGGCAGCGGCGACATAGGCATTGCCGGGACCGACGATCTTGTCCACTGGCGGAATGGTGTCGGTGCCGTAAGCCAGCGCACCGACCGCCTGCGCGCCGCCGATGGTAAAAACGCGATCGACGCCGGCAATGGCGGCTGCCGCCAGCACCAACTCATTCTTCACGCCGGACGGCGTGGGCACAACCATGATGACTTCCTGCACGCCGGCGACCTTGGCCGGAATCGCGTTCATCAACACCGATGACGGGTAGGCGGCCTTGCCGCCCGGAACGTAAATGCCGACGCGATCGAGCGGCGTGACCTTTTGCCCCAGCACGGTGCCGTCGGCTTCCGTATAGGTGAAGCCGTCGGAGCCGCATTCCTTCTTTTGCCGCTCGTGATAGGCGCGCACACGGTCGGCTGCGGTTTGCAGCGCGGCACGCCGTCCGGCCGGCAGACCGGCCAGCGCCTGCTGCATTTCGGATTGGCTGATTTCCAGCGCGGCCACGCTGGCGGCGTCGAGACGGTCGAAGCGATTGGTGCATTCCAGCACCGCCGCATCGCCACGCGCTTTCACATCGGCCAGAATCTGCGCAGCGGCCTGGTCGATTGCCGCATCCTCGCCCGCTTCGAAGGCGAGCACCGCGGACAGCCTGGATTTGAAGTCGGAATCGCTGGAATCGA
The Noviherbaspirillum cavernae DNA segment above includes these coding regions:
- a CDS encoding DNA-methyltransferase; protein product: MSAWLNRVHCEDALHGFARIPDGTIDLIIADPPYGLGKDYGNDSDKLEAAAYLRWTEQWIDAALPKLKPNGSLYIFLTWRYSPEIFVMLKQRMTMINEIVWDRRVPSMGGSTRRFSSVHDTIGFFAKARDYHFDLDAVRIPYDAETKKARSRSIFVGAKWLELGYNPKDVWSVSRLHREHRERADHPTQKPLEIIERMVKASCPPDGVVLDPFMGSGTTAVAARRCGRNFVGFELNPEYCELIETRLMALDKPEEAA
- the hisC gene encoding histidinol-phosphate transaminase, whose protein sequence is MSLIENIIRSDVRAIAAYHVPDSDGFVKLDAMENPYTLPQELRSELGQRLADVAMNRYPVPSYTALKAKICSKLGVPAGFDIVLGNGSDELISMLSVACAQPGAKVLAPTPGFVMYAVSGRFAGMEFVGVPLKADFTLDKPAMLAAIAQHKPAITYLAYPNNPTGNLFDADDMVEIIRAVGDSGIVVVDEAYQPFAQHSFMPRLTEFDNLVVMRTVSKLGLAGIRLGYLSASTALLAEFDKVRPPYNINVLTQTAAEFVLDHVDVLDAQAASLRAERAKLAAALASMPGVNVFPSAANFLLLRVSGAAHDANRVFSALLEHKVLIKNVGKMHPLLENCLRVTVSTPEENAIFLDAFTASLAS
- the hisB gene encoding imidazoleglycerol-phosphate dehydratase HisB, whose product is MPTPRVAEITRNTNETQIRVVINLDGTGQQKLNTGVPFLDHMLDQIARHGLIDLDIEANGDLHIDAHHTVEDVGITLGQAFVKAIGDKKGIRRYGHAYVPLDEALSRVVVDFSGRPGLEFHVPFKRSMIGAFDVDLTHEFFQGFVNHAQVTLHIDNLRGDNAHHQCETVFKAFGRALRMAAELDSRAAGTIPSTKGSL
- the hisD gene encoding histidinol dehydrogenase translates to MPVQIRKLDSSDSDFKSRLSAVLAFEAGEDAAIDQAAAQILADVKARGDAAVLECTNRFDRLDAASVAALEISQSEMQQALAGLPAGRRAALQTAADRVRAYHERQKKECGSDGFTYTEADGTVLGQKVTPLDRVGIYVPGGKAAYPSSVLMNAIPAKVAGVQEVIMVVPTPSGVKNELVLAAAAIAGVDRVFTIGGAQAVGALAYGTDTIPPVDKIVGPGNAYVAAAKRRVFGIVGIDMIAGPSEILVICDGSTDPDWVAMDLFSQAEHDELAQSILLCPDAAYIEKVEASINRQLDAMPRKDVIRTSLTNRGALLKVRDMDEACEIANLIAAEHLEISAENPQQWADKIRHAGAMFLGRFSSESLGDYCAGPNHVLPTSRTARFSSPLGVYDFQKRSSIIQVSEAGAQTLGEVAAELAYGEGLQAHARSAEYRLK